A region of Pseudopipra pipra isolate bDixPip1 chromosome 10, bDixPip1.hap1, whole genome shotgun sequence DNA encodes the following proteins:
- the P2RY14 gene encoding P2Y purinoceptor 14 yields the protein MFNTSTNSSGNNCSPRTAVTTTVIPLLYSFIFLTGLSLNALAGWVFLHVSSTKSFIVYLKNIAVADLLMSLTFPFKILADAEIAPPELNLFVCRYSAVVFYMNMYIGITFFGLIGFDRYYKIVKPLFTSFVHTVNYSKVVSIIIWLSLMLISFPNMILTNEITKDNYSRKCIGLKSELGRQWHTATTYICTGIFWVVFILLIIFYTAISKKIYSSYKKFRRSSDTAKRKTSRNIFSIMFVFVICFVPYHLCRTPYTLSQTSSQFTCQSQKSLYYAKEFTLMLSAANICLDPIIYFFLCLPFKEKLYEKLHLKLKASSEVEISKSRRSNTLRESTNIL from the coding sequence ATGTTCAACACCAGCACAAACTCCTCGGGAAACAACTGCAGCCCCCGCACAGCAGTGACCACGACAGTCATTCCACTGCTCTACTCCTTCATCTTCCTCACGGGGCTCTCCCTGAACGCCCTGGCAGGCTGGGTCTTCCTGCACGTTTCCAGCACAAAGAGTTTTATTGTCTATCTCAAAAACATCGCCGTGGCCGATCTCCTCATGAGCCTGACGTTTCCTTTCAAAATCCTGGCTGATGCAGAGATTGCACCTCCGGAGCTCAACCTGTTTGTGTGCAGATACTCTGCAGTCGTGTTCTACATGAACATGTACATTGGGATCACCTTTTTCGGCCTCATAGGGTTTGACAGATACTACAAAATTGTAAAACCTTTGTTCACCTCCTTTGTTCACACAGTGAACTACAGCAAGGTGGTCTCTATAATCATATGGCTGTCGTTAATGCTTATATCATTTCCAAATATGATTTTAACTAATGAAATCACTAAAGACAATTATTCCAGAAAATGTATAGGTCTTAAAAGTGAGCTTGGCAGACAGTGGCACACAGCGACAACTTATATTTGCACAGGGATTTTCTGGGTTGTTTTTATTCTGCTAATCATATTTTACACTGCTATATCCAAAAAAATATACAGCTCTTACAAAAAATTCCGAAGGAGCTCAGACACGGCCAAGAGAAAAACCAGCCGGAATATATTCAGCATCATGTTTGTGTTTGTCATCTGCTTTGTGCCCTACCACCTCTGCAGGACCCCATACACCCTGAGCCAGACCAGCTCCCAGTTCACCTGCCAGTCCCAAAAATCACTGTACTACGCCAAGGAGTTCACTCTGATGCTATCTGCTGCGAACATCTGCCTTGACCccattatttatttcttcctctgcctcccCTTTAAAGAAAAGCTGTATGAAAAACTGCATCTCAAGCTGAAAGCTTCGAGTGAGGTTGAAATTTCTAAATCCAGAAGATCAAATACACTTCGGGAAAGTACAAACATCTTGTAG